A stretch of the Parachlamydia acanthamoebae genome encodes the following:
- a CDS encoding methyl-accepting chemotaxis protein: protein MLDYFNALKVRTKLAWLTGILILGMLIYGYMSSITVQKIAINGPYYQEIRSGQALLADILPPPAYIVESYLLSFQEAYEKDPEELQSLIQKSLDLQKQYNERYNFWMTNLPESPIKHVLTESHLPAEDFFTQWHQQFLPAIKAGNHAKAEELLFGPLKTFYQLHRAKIDEVIRLTNQYNETIERTINDLGQKMQFFANISWIFTILMGVILATIIGYSVTNRLREVLKRILSTSNEIDGLLKTQTSLTSEQVSSVKDATSSLKGLNRSFKHTEELALDSSNRCKNSLHVSEKGNKLIKQMLEGLIQHKDKVLAIGQHVLRLTEITKQIHNIAAVTGNITNQTNILALNAAVQAAQVKQHSESFSVIASEIRKLADESKKFLLQIDVLAEDIKSATDSTMQIADEGNKTVQECIKLAQSSTEAFNAIISITTDSFVGAEQVSKNVKQQSSAVERVTEALDLANTSTGKTLQGMDQTRKELENLNLVSEELKTIV from the coding sequence ATGCTCGATTATTTCAATGCCTTAAAGGTTAGAACCAAGCTGGCCTGGCTGACAGGAATTCTGATTCTAGGGATGCTTATCTACGGCTACATGTCTTCAATCACGGTACAAAAAATTGCTATTAATGGGCCTTACTACCAAGAAATTCGTTCGGGTCAAGCTCTTCTCGCAGATATTCTCCCCCCTCCGGCCTATATTGTCGAATCATATTTGCTCTCTTTTCAAGAAGCCTATGAAAAAGACCCAGAAGAATTACAAAGTCTCATTCAAAAAAGTTTAGACTTACAAAAACAATATAACGAACGCTATAACTTTTGGATGACAAACTTGCCTGAAAGTCCCATTAAACATGTTTTAACGGAATCTCACTTACCTGCCGAAGATTTCTTCACTCAATGGCATCAACAATTTTTACCCGCAATTAAAGCGGGCAATCATGCAAAAGCTGAAGAACTCCTATTTGGTCCCTTAAAAACTTTTTATCAATTGCATCGCGCCAAAATTGACGAGGTCATCCGTTTAACAAATCAATATAACGAAACGATAGAAAGAACCATTAATGACTTGGGTCAAAAAATGCAATTTTTTGCCAACATCAGCTGGATTTTTACGATTTTAATGGGGGTCATTTTAGCTACAATCATTGGGTATTCCGTAACAAACCGTCTGCGTGAAGTTCTGAAAAGAATTTTATCAACCTCAAATGAAATTGATGGCCTTTTAAAAACGCAAACGTCCTTAACCTCTGAACAAGTGTCTTCCGTTAAAGATGCAACTTCCTCTCTAAAAGGATTAAATCGTTCTTTTAAACATACGGAAGAGCTTGCCCTGGATTCAAGCAATCGATGTAAAAACTCCCTTCATGTTTCTGAAAAAGGCAATAAGCTGATTAAGCAAATGCTCGAGGGACTGATTCAACATAAAGACAAAGTTTTAGCAATCGGCCAGCATGTTTTGCGACTGACTGAAATCACCAAACAAATTCACAATATTGCTGCCGTGACGGGAAATATCACTAATCAAACGAACATTTTAGCTCTAAATGCCGCTGTTCAAGCTGCCCAAGTTAAGCAACATAGTGAAAGTTTTTCGGTCATAGCTAGCGAAATACGCAAATTAGCAGATGAAAGCAAAAAATTTTTATTGCAAATTGATGTTTTGGCCGAAGACATTAAATCTGCGACCGATTCAACGATGCAAATTGCCGACGAAGGGAATAAAACGGTACAAGAGTGCATTAAATTGGCCCAATCTTCCACCGAGGCTTTTAATGCAATCATTTCCATTACTACGGACTCATTCGTGGGTGCCGAGCAGGTTTCTAAAAATGTGAAGCAACAAAGCTCTGCAGTTGAGCGGGTCACTGAAGCACTTGACTTAGCAAACACGTCAACAGGTAAAACATTACAAGGAATGGACCAAACGCGTAAAGAACTGGAAAATCTCAATCTTGTTTCTGAAGAACTAAAAACCATTGTGTAA
- a CDS encoding hybrid sensor histidine kinase/response regulator, whose translation MIEDEELRILFEAESEEKIHSIESNLKKIETNFRDETVWNELLRDAHTLKGSARLLKIKSIEIITHRFEGILQHLKASKSQIFPGQIKLCYEILDAIHLFTEEEIGRAPARVDISELLEKASHVMQEEVLFSSSASSPKLPPPRSQKDTSLINKIKKISQRKDFLTKTIAPHGTLKNQDIHISTVRVNFEQINQLMNEVTELNVVKTTIEQLNSQIDSLVETWEEKKILSRKLAHTKIEQLNQQIEDKLNLLQNQARDPIHKLQVISSKLIQHVRRLTLLPISKLFDLFPTMIRELALSLDKEVEFIVSSEGIGVDRKIIDNLKDPLTHILRNAIAHGIEPPQIRKKLGKNPKGKVELKAFQTEQTIVIEIIDDGSGLDFTKIKQKAMDSKLFTQEELDHKTPQELIELIFLPGFSTSKQPSDIAGRGIGLDIVKKMVQDCSGHLRVRSQAEKGCAFSIELPIEFVTNHVLLISQNGDTYAIPVDRVDACLWIKSEQFFSIEGQDMINISQNPYPVYFLKYLLNSTREHFSLADPIPCVMIRKFEKHIGLVVDAILEEQELVIFPNKTPLFDYKGVIGTAILKNGSVCIVIDPFELIYLSNVQNEEALHFKSKKKSILLVDDSTISRVILKHALEEKNYQVTIAEDGLQALELLQEMKFDAMITDVEMPRMNGLELTSHIRTQDYNYILPIIIISDLSSKKDEEKGLKAGANAYLTKSEFNLQNIITTLEELIK comes from the coding sequence ATGATTGAAGATGAAGAGCTTAGAATTTTATTCGAAGCAGAAAGTGAAGAAAAAATTCATTCAATCGAATCCAATCTAAAAAAAATAGAAACCAACTTTCGCGATGAAACCGTTTGGAATGAATTATTGCGTGATGCACATACCCTTAAAGGCTCTGCTCGCTTACTCAAAATTAAATCTATTGAGATTATCACTCACCGATTTGAGGGTATTTTACAACATCTTAAAGCATCCAAAAGTCAAATTTTTCCAGGACAAATAAAACTGTGTTACGAAATTTTAGATGCCATTCACTTATTTACAGAGGAAGAGATTGGGAGAGCTCCAGCACGCGTCGATATTTCAGAACTGTTGGAAAAAGCCTCACATGTCATGCAAGAAGAGGTTCTTTTCTCTTCATCAGCTTCTTCCCCGAAACTCCCTCCTCCTCGCAGTCAAAAAGACACGTCCCTCATTAATAAAATAAAAAAAATTTCTCAAAGAAAAGATTTCCTAACTAAAACGATTGCACCTCATGGCACCCTTAAAAATCAGGACATTCACATATCGACTGTACGCGTTAATTTTGAGCAGATCAACCAGCTAATGAATGAAGTTACAGAATTAAATGTCGTCAAAACCACAATTGAACAACTGAATAGCCAAATTGATTCGCTAGTGGAGACCTGGGAAGAAAAAAAGATCCTCTCAAGAAAATTAGCACATACAAAAATAGAACAACTCAATCAGCAAATTGAAGACAAGCTCAACCTTTTGCAAAATCAAGCAAGGGATCCTATCCATAAATTGCAGGTGATTTCTTCTAAACTCATTCAACATGTTCGCCGTCTTACTTTATTGCCGATTTCCAAACTTTTTGATTTATTCCCAACCATGATACGTGAGCTTGCCTTAAGCTTAGATAAAGAGGTTGAGTTTATCGTTTCTAGTGAAGGGATTGGGGTGGATCGTAAAATCATTGATAATCTAAAGGATCCCCTTACACATATTCTACGCAATGCAATTGCCCATGGAATAGAACCTCCGCAAATCAGAAAAAAGCTCGGCAAAAATCCTAAAGGAAAAGTCGAATTAAAAGCATTTCAGACAGAACAAACGATTGTGATCGAAATCATTGATGATGGCTCTGGTTTAGATTTCACAAAAATTAAGCAAAAAGCCATGGATTCAAAGCTTTTTACCCAAGAAGAACTCGATCATAAAACGCCTCAAGAGCTAATTGAACTAATTTTTCTTCCTGGATTTTCAACCTCTAAGCAACCCTCAGATATTGCAGGTCGTGGGATCGGTTTAGATATTGTCAAAAAAATGGTGCAAGATTGTTCGGGGCATCTCCGTGTGCGTTCTCAAGCGGAAAAAGGGTGCGCATTTTCTATTGAGCTGCCGATTGAATTCGTCACCAATCATGTTTTACTCATTTCACAAAATGGGGACACTTACGCCATTCCTGTTGATAGGGTAGATGCCTGCTTATGGATTAAATCCGAGCAGTTTTTTTCGATTGAAGGACAAGACATGATCAACATTTCTCAAAATCCCTATCCGGTTTATTTTTTAAAATATCTTCTAAATTCAACAAGAGAACACTTTTCACTAGCAGATCCCATTCCTTGTGTCATGATTCGTAAATTTGAAAAACATATTGGATTGGTTGTAGACGCTATCCTTGAAGAACAAGAACTCGTCATTTTTCCTAATAAAACCCCCTTATTTGATTATAAGGGAGTTATCGGAACTGCCATTTTAAAAAATGGCAGTGTTTGCATTGTGATTGACCCATTTGAACTCATTTACCTTTCAAATGTTCAAAATGAAGAAGCTTTACATTTCAAAAGCAAAAAAAAATCCATTTTACTGGTAGACGACTCCACCATTTCACGCGTAATCCTTAAACATGCGTTGGAAGAAAAAAATTATCAAGTGACTATTGCTGAGGATGGCCTACAAGCGCTTGAACTTCTCCAAGAAATGAAATTTGACGCAATGATTACCGATGTAGAAATGCCTCGCATGAATGGATTAGAACTCACTTCACACATTCGAACACAAGATTATAATTACATCCTTCCTATTATCATCATTTCTGATCTATCATCAAAAAAAGATGAAGAAAAAGGGCTAAAAGCTGGTGCTAATGCCTATCTCACGAAATCAGAGTTCAATCTACAAAATATTATCACCACATTAGAAGAGTTAATAAAATGA
- a CDS encoding adenylate/guanylate cyclase domain-containing protein → MNDDNKKTILVVDDTPLQAIMLRRVLVQANYDVLTAKNGAEALEFLKKQKFALVITDVNMPIMDGFKLCRIIKTDLNLRSTPVIICTVLASPEDLIKGIEAGADNYITKPWNNDLLLLRIKELVGRSSSPQIFSSTEEIVFGNQTYKISTNRQYILNFLLSTYEHIHQQNIELQELKEEIQRKNSELKQAQKEQEQIMLNVFPSYVAQELLAYGSVNPTRVENATVGFVDFSGFTESSSKLEPQNLLEVLEFYFENFDRIIESRQIERIKTIGDGYMFASGVLEHKDSPALDCVLAAIEIRDFMIESEALVKQKYHIEWKARLGIHSGPVIAGVVGKQKLAYDIWGDTVNIANHLQAQSEEGKINISHETYERIKDVFICTYRGKLPIQRRKGTNSLSIDMYFVESLRQK, encoded by the coding sequence ATGAATGATGACAATAAAAAAACCATTTTAGTCGTGGATGACACTCCCTTGCAAGCGATCATGCTACGTCGTGTACTTGTCCAAGCCAATTACGATGTTCTCACAGCCAAAAATGGAGCCGAAGCCTTAGAATTCTTAAAGAAGCAAAAATTTGCCTTAGTGATCACCGATGTAAATATGCCCATTATGGATGGATTTAAGCTATGCCGCATTATAAAAACCGACCTTAATCTTAGATCGACCCCAGTGATTATTTGCACCGTTCTGGCCTCCCCAGAAGATTTGATTAAAGGGATTGAAGCAGGTGCAGACAACTATATCACCAAGCCTTGGAATAACGATCTCTTGCTCTTGCGCATAAAAGAGCTGGTAGGGAGATCTAGCAGTCCTCAAATTTTTTCGAGTACCGAAGAAATTGTCTTTGGAAATCAAACCTACAAAATTAGCACGAATCGACAATACATTTTGAATTTTTTACTTTCAACCTATGAACATATTCACCAACAAAATATTGAATTGCAAGAGCTTAAAGAGGAAATTCAAAGAAAAAATTCAGAGCTAAAGCAAGCTCAAAAAGAGCAAGAACAAATCATGCTCAATGTCTTTCCCTCTTATGTTGCGCAAGAATTACTAGCCTATGGATCTGTTAATCCTACACGTGTTGAAAATGCAACCGTTGGATTTGTCGATTTTTCCGGATTTACCGAAAGCTCTTCTAAACTAGAGCCCCAAAATTTACTTGAAGTTCTCGAGTTTTATTTCGAAAATTTTGACCGCATCATTGAATCCAGACAAATCGAACGAATTAAAACAATCGGGGATGGCTACATGTTTGCAAGTGGTGTCCTAGAGCATAAAGATTCACCAGCCCTCGATTGTGTCTTAGCAGCGATAGAAATACGTGATTTTATGATAGAATCCGAAGCCTTAGTCAAACAAAAATATCATATTGAATGGAAAGCTCGTCTGGGAATTCATTCTGGTCCTGTCATTGCGGGAGTTGTGGGTAAACAAAAGCTCGCTTATGACATATGGGGCGATACTGTCAATATCGCTAATCATTTACAGGCGCAAAGTGAAGAGGGTAAAATTAATATTTCCCATGAAACTTATGAAAGGATTAAGGATGTTTTTATTTGCACATATCGAGGCAAATTGCCTATTCAAAGACGTAAAGGAACGAATAGTCTTTCAATCGATATGTA
- a CDS encoding chemotaxis protein CheW: MNESDLHYLLFKIKDSLYALNVTCILEIVLLPELKSLSFSVPGFVGYFNYHQDVIPVLDPAILLGSPATPYSLQDNIIILKDKDLCYGLIIKDVLAISPINLNVSQALLKENLHKTHTQFFSSIALYNEEAVFILNHKNLYTYPSKTLTKEKTLISIALLSQEYEKNILSERAKQLSQTLTSKKNHNLAPFAIAESNKELFGLEVQHIKEFYSVRSFTPFPFSHPYLFGFINLRGMILPLIDSGTFIQSKREKYLESLKVIVIEISQTLFGLVVDDVIDVLLLPKEAIKTSIEKEKSHYLTSTIHYKNAFLGVLDTHKIFKLFSL, translated from the coding sequence ATGAATGAAAGTGATTTACATTATCTTCTCTTTAAAATCAAAGACAGCCTTTACGCTTTGAATGTGACGTGCATTCTCGAAATTGTCTTGCTACCAGAATTAAAATCTTTATCTTTCTCAGTTCCTGGCTTCGTGGGTTATTTCAATTACCACCAAGACGTTATACCTGTGCTGGATCCCGCAATTTTATTGGGATCCCCTGCAACTCCTTACTCTCTGCAAGACAACATAATCATATTAAAAGATAAGGACTTATGTTATGGCTTGATCATAAAGGATGTCTTAGCGATTTCACCTATCAATTTGAATGTTTCTCAAGCCCTCTTAAAAGAAAATTTGCACAAAACCCACACCCAATTTTTTTCTTCAATCGCTCTTTACAACGAGGAAGCTGTTTTTATTTTAAATCACAAAAACTTATATACATATCCTTCAAAGACTCTTACTAAAGAGAAAACATTGATTTCGATAGCTCTACTTTCACAAGAATACGAAAAAAACATTCTTTCTGAAAGGGCAAAACAACTTTCTCAGACCTTGACGTCAAAAAAAAATCACAACTTAGCTCCATTTGCCATTGCAGAATCAAATAAAGAGTTATTTGGCCTCGAAGTTCAACACATTAAAGAATTTTATTCCGTTCGCAGCTTTACACCATTCCCTTTTTCGCATCCCTATCTCTTCGGTTTCATTAATTTACGTGGAATGATTCTCCCTCTAATTGATAGTGGGACATTCATTCAGTCAAAGCGAGAAAAATATCTTGAATCACTAAAAGTCATTGTGATTGAAATCTCCCAGACTCTCTTTGGACTGGTTGTAGATGATGTGATCGATGTTTTGTTACTTCCTAAAGAAGCGATTAAAACTAGCATCGAAAAAGAAAAAAGTCATTATTTGACCTCAACGATTCATTATAAAAATGCATTTTTAGGTGTTTTAGACACACACAAAATTTTTAAGTTATTTTCCTTATAA